In bacterium, the genomic stretch TGCGCCTCCAGCTGGATGACGCTGAGCGGGGTGTTGAGTTCGTGGGAGACATCGCTTATCAGGCGCCGGCGGAGCTTGCGCTGGGATTCAAGGGCCGAGGTCATCCGGTTGAAGGCGGCGCTCATCCTTCCCAGCTCGTCCGACGAGGTGACGGGAAGCCTGGTCGTGTCACCCTGGGCGATCGCCTGGGTCGCCTCCGTCAGCGCCGTCACCGGCGCCGTGATCCGCTTCGACAGCCAGGCGGCCAGCAGGATGCCGACGGCGGCGGTCAGCGCGCCGCCCGCCAGGATTATGTAGAGGACCGTGCTGAGAAACCCGTGGGACTCGGTCGACAGGAAGTCATGGCCGACGTCCACGTACACCCGGCCCACGGGTAGGCCTCTTTGTGGATCGACCACCGTCTCGCTCCGTCCTGCGAGATCGGGCGCAACGGTTCCGGGCGCCAACTCGGACAAAGTGTCCCTGACCACCCGTCCATCGGCGTCCGTGACGACCACCCTTACCGGGTCCTGGTGGAAGAGCTCTTCGGATTCGTGTTCACCTTGCTCGGACCCCTCGGTCCGCCGGGTTCCATCGACGATGTATCCGGCCTCCGACAGCGGCCGCTCGACCGTCTCCCAACCACCGGTGGCGGCGTACTCCCGGCCCAGGTTGCGGGCCAGCCGGCTCGCCTCGTCCCTGCCTATCCGGTCCACGAAGACATCGAGGCGGGCCTGGGTGGTGTAGTAGGCGATGCCGACGCCGACCACGATGGTCAGCACTATGACCAGGACGATCGAGCCCATGATTCGCGAGCGGAGCGACATCAGCCGTCCTCCACCACGAACCTGTAGCCGGCCCCGTAGACGGTCTCGATAGGCCCGCCGCCTTCCCGGCCGATCTTCTTCCGGAGGCGGGCGACCTGGCTGTCGATGGCGCGGTCGTACCCGTCGAAGTCGTAGCCGAAGGCCTGGCAGATCAGCTGGTAGCGGGTGAGGACCTGGTTGGGATGGCGCATGAAGGTCGACAGCAGGGCGATCTGGCCCTGGGTGAGGGCCACGGGCTCGCCGTCCACCGTCACGCTCCGGGTGGTCTCGTTGAGCGTGATGGGGCCGCGTGTCAGCACCTGCTGGACCCTGTCCCTGACGCGACGGAGCACCGCGCGGGCCCGGGCGACCACTTCCTCCGGGTCGAAGGGCTTGACGATGTAGTCGTCGGCACCGCTCTCCAGCCCGATGATCCGCTCGGCCGGCGTTTCTCGGGCGGTCAGCATGATTATGGGGACGTCCGACTCGCTACGCAGGATCCGGCAGAGCTCCACTCCATCCAGTCGGGGAAGCATCAGATCGAGGATCACGAGGTCGGGAAACAGGCGACGGGCCAGGGCCAGGCCGGTCTCGCCGTCATGAGCAACCTCAGCGGAGAACCCGGCCCGCTCGAAGTACACGCGGACCCAGTCGGCGATCCTCTCGTTGTCCTCGATTATCAGCACATTGCCGCTCACCGGTTAGCTCCAGCCTCCTTCCCCTCTAGCCGCCGCCGTGTTCTCCCTCGCCCTCGCTGCCGCCGCCGTGCTCTCCCTCACCCTCGGCGCCATGTTCCCCCTCGCCTTCTCCGCCACGGCCGTGCTCTCCGCCGCCTTNNNNNNNNNNNNNNNNNNNNNNNNNNNNNNNNNNNNNNNNNNNNNNNNNNNNNNNNNNNNNNNNNNNNNNNNNNNNNNNNNNNNNNNNNNNNNNNNNNNNCGGCGCCGTGTCCGCCTTCGCCTTCGGCGCCGTGTCCGCCTTCGCCTTCGGCGCCGTGTCCGCCTTCGCCTTCGGCGCCATGCTCGCCGCTGCCGACCTCGGCGTGAGGTATCCATCCGGTGAACGGCTCCTGCGTGGCCGCCATGTTCACCTGCAACACCTCGCCCGGCGCCATGTCCACCGGAACCGTCGGACCGAGTTCCGTCCCGTTCGACAGGTGCACCTCGACCCTGACCCGGGTGAGGACACCGTTGGTGGTGTTCTCCACGGTACCCCTGAACGAGTTGCTGGGAGGGTGATACCTGAGGATCAGCCGGGCACCGCCGCGAACCTGGTCGAAGGTCTGACCCACCCCCAACATGGCTGCGCTGCCTTCTTCACCGCCGGAGCCGTGTTCACCGCCGCCCTCACTGGCGCCTTCGCCTTCGGGACCGTGACCCTCGCCACCTGCTCCTTCGCGGCCGCCCTCGCCGCCTTCGGCCGAGTGAGGGACCGGACCGGCGCCGCCGCAGTCGAATACCTCCATGTGGGTGACCAACCCGTCGTAGGAGACCCCGGCGAGCGATGGTTCGTCGGCAACCGCCAGCACGGACGCCGCCGCCTCTCCGGGGCTCAGGTGCCCCATCACGCCCGGACCGAGTTCCCCCACGGTCCTCGTTCCGGACTTAATGTGAGGTTCGGTCTGCACATAGCAAAGTACGTGGGAGAGGGTGTTGCGGGCCGTTGTGTAGACGGTGCGGGTGGCCTGGTCGTAACGGGCCGTGACGGCCAATCCTCCGAGCACGCCCTCCCACTCCTGGTCGAGGGGCACGATCGGGCTCGACATGGCGCGCTCGTTGGCCTCGGAACCGCCGTCGGAGCCCTCGCCGCTTCCTTCGCCTTCGGGCCCATGTTCACCGTCGCCGGGGCCGTGCTCGCCGTCGCCCTCACCGGACCCATGCTCGCCGCCGGATTCGCGTCCCTCGCCGGAGCTCTCCCCGCCGCCGTGCTCACCGCCGCCTTCGGCGCCCTCCCGGGTGTCGCTCATCTCGCTGCCGGCGAGATCCTGGCCCTCCGGTCCCTCGGAGCCGGCCGTACAGCCGATCAACAGCCCGGCGCTGAGCAAGACCCCGAGAGCCACCCCCAGGATCCTGGTCTTCCGTGCCTTGCGATCCATCCCCTTCACCACCTTTCGTGAGGATCATGTGGCTCCGGTTCTAACGATCAAATGTCGCCGAAATGTGTCAGCGGCGGGCTGGTGGGGAGTCGAGACGGTCGCCGTCTCCGGGGTCGGTTGCCATCCGATCCGGCTCCGACCCGATACGATCCGACCGACCGTTTACGGAGGTGGTGTGATCGGGAACGATCTGGATCGGCAGAGGGTCGGTGGCCTTTCCCGCCCCGCGTTCGGGTTGTTGATCACAACGGTCGGCGTTCTGATCCTCAGCGGCGAAGGGGTCCTGATCCGGTTGATCGAGGTCGATTCGTGGACGCTGCTGTTCCTGCGGGGAGTTCTGGCTGCCCCCGGCCTCTTCGTGTTCTTCCTGGTGATGGAGAGGCGCGGTTGGTGGGACCAGCTGCGGTCGATGGGGATGGCGGGCCTTCTCGCCGCGGTCCTGTTCGCGATCGACAACGTCGGCTTCATCTATTCGATCACCCACACTTCGGTGGCGAACACGTTCCTCCTGATCAGCCTCAGCCCGCTGTTCGCCGCGTTGTTCACCCGCATGGTGCTGCGCGAGACGGTCCCGAGGCGCACCTGGCTGGCGATCGCAGGCGGAGCTGTGGCCACCTCGATCATCATGCTCGGCTCCCTCGTGGAGGGCGACCTCCCGGGCACCCTCGCCGGTCTCGTGGCGGCGGTGGCGCTCGGCGGGACGCTGGTGGTGCTCCGGGCGCGCCCGCACCTCAACCTGGTCCCTGCCGTGGCGCTCGGATCGGCGCTGGGGGCTCTGGTCGGCCTGCCCGCCTCCAGCCCGTCCTCGGCGAGTCCCCAGGACTGGGTGTACCTCATCGCCCTGGGCCTGTTCCTCGTGCCGGTGGCCTTCGGCCTGATCGCCACCGGGCCCAGGTACATCCCGGCCGCCGAGGTCGCCCTCCTCCTGTTGCTCGAGACGGTGCTCGGCGCGTTCGCGGTGTGGATAGCCGTCGGGGAGGTCCCCAGCATGGCTACCGTGGTGGGCGGGGTCGTGTTACTCGCGGTGCTGGCGGCGCACTCCGTAGCGACCCTGAGAAGCCTCGACCTGGCCGCCAGCCACACCGACCGGGAGGTCCACGATTCCGGGTAGGTTCTCCCGTCTCTCCGATCCGGCCAAGGGTCTGTTGATCACGTCCGCCGGGGTCATAATCCTGAGCGTCCAGGGTGTCCCGATCCGGTTGATGGACGTTGATGCATGGACGCTGGTGTTCGTGCGCGGGGTCCTGTCGGCGCCGGGCCTGTTCGTGTTCTTCCTGGTAATGGAGAGAAGAGGATGGCGCAGCCAGTTGCGCGCGATGGGCCTGGCCGGAGTGATCGCGGCCCTGCTGTTCGCCCTGGACAACGTGATGTTCATCTACTCGATCACCCACACCTCGGTGGCGAACACCCTGCTGATGATCAGCCTGAGCCCGCTGTTCGCCGCGTTGCTGACCCGCATCGTGCTGCGGGAGGCGGTCCCGCGCCGGACCTGGCTCGCCATCGGCGGAGCGTCGGTCGCCACGCTGGTGATCCTGGTGGGCTCGCTTGTCACGGGGGACCTACTCGGCACCCTCGCCGGTCTGGTGGCGGCCATAGCGATCGGCGGGACGCTAGTGGTGCTCCGGTCCCGACCGTCCCTGAACCTGGTCCCGGCGGTAGCCCTCGGAGCCGGCCTGGCCGGCCTGATCGGTCTACCCGCCGCCAGCCCGGCCTCGGCCGACGCGTGGGATTGGATCATGCTGGTGCTGGTCGGCCTCCTCATAGTGCCGCTGGCGTTCGGCCTGATCGCCACCGGCCCCAGATACATCCCGGCGCCCGAGGTGGCCCTGCTCCTGCTGCTACAGACCGTGTTGGGCGCCCTCTGGGTCTGGATAGCGGTGGGCGAGGCACCGCACGGCGCCACCCTGGTGGGAGGCCTGATGCTCGTAGTCGTGCTCGCCCTGCACTCTGGGGCCACACTCAAGAGCCTGGAGAGAGACCGGCCGGAGTAGAGGACTGATCAAGGCCAAACGGTCCGACCGGGTGTCGTAGTGATCCGGTATAGATCGCCGATCTCTCCGCAGGACGCGTCAACGGCACGGCTATGGTGGCCATGGTCACCCAGGAATCTCAAGACGTTTTACACGCCGGCGTGCTGACTGCCCTGCCGGTATCAGGCCCAAGGCGCAGACAGGGATAGACGATGAGCGATGTCCGACTAGCCCGGGACCCTGATACTTCGCCATACGTGCTGGAACAACTGGCTGCCCACGACCTCTCGTCTGTTCGGAAGGCAGTCGCGTCCAACCCGAGCACACCCGCAGCCGCGTTGGCTGCACTGGTCATAGACGACAATCGGACGGTTCGACGGGCAGCCGCCTGGAATCCGAGCACACCCATGGCCGCGTTGACGATTCTGTCTACCGACACCGACCAGGCGGTTCGAGTGCGCGTCGCCAGGATCCGGAAGCTGCCCCCAGCCGTTCTGAAGACCCTGGCCGGCGACGACAGCTGGCAGGTTCGCGTGCGTGTTGCCAGGAATCGGAGCACCCCCGTAGCCGTGTTGGAGACTCTGTCCGCCGACGAATACTGGTATGTGCGTATGGCAGTGGCTAAACAACCGAACACACCCTCCCATGTATTGGAAAAACTCGCAGACGACACTTACCGCGACGTTCGAATCGCCGCCCTGACCGCACTGACCCAACACACCCGGCGGCCCATCGGGAACTTTCAACTACTTCGTGAACACCGCTGGCCGTGGTTCAGTTAAACACACCGCCCGGGCACACCGACAAACCGCCCCCGACCAAGCCGCAGCTTGACATTTACGCCCCTCGGGTACCGTTCCGCGCACCCCGTTAACGCATCAGTACTGCCCGCCGGCCCCGGTGGGTATGCGGACGATCTCGATCCGGTCCTCCGTGTCGTAGAGGTCGATGGCCAGGGCCTGCACGGTGGCCGCAGTGACCTTCGCGAGTTCCTCCAAGGAGCGTTCGGGGGTGAGCAGGTTCTCATCGTCGGTGTGCAGACGGTTCGTGAGCACGCCTAGCAGCCTGCCGTTGCCGGGCGTGCCGTAGTCGACGCGCGCTACTGCCAAGGCCTCGTCGAGCTCCTCCGCAGTGGGTCCGTTGGCCACCAGGTCGGCCAGGATCGACAGGGTCCTGGCATGGGCGTCGTCGAGACCCGCGGCGTCGGCGGTGAACACGATGTCCGAGTACACCGTCGGCCGCGGAGCGAACGCCGGACTGATCGATACCTGCGTGACGTAGGAGGCGCCCAACTCCTCGCGCACCAGCAGCGTGAGGCGGTTGTCCAGGATCACCCTGAGCACGTGGGCGTTGACCCTCAGCGACGGGGTCACCGCCATCTCGGTCTCGTGGGACATCTCCATCACCGCGGTCTCGTCCGCGCTGACCGGTATCTCGCGCCGTACCAGTCCGGTCGGGGCGGGTCGGTGGCGGTCGACATACGTGTCGGGCTCACCCGCCGGCAGCGTCCCGATGTAGTGGCGGGCCAGGCGCTCGACCACCTCGGCGTCGACATCGCCGACCACCGCCACCACCATGTCGTCCACATCGGCGAGTCGGCGCTGGTACAGGTCCAGCAACGACTCGGCGGTCATCGAGGCGAGCTGCTCGCGGGTCGCCACCGGCCGGTGCCACTCGAGCCCGAATCGGGCCTCGTTGCTTACCACCCATGCCTTCCAGGCCGGGTTCACCTCGGCCAGTTGGGTGCGGATGGCAGCGCTGTTCCGTGCCTGATCGAAAGCGAGGTCGTCCACCCTCGGTG encodes the following:
- a CDS encoding HAMP domain-containing sensor histidine kinase, producing MSLRSRIMGSIVLVIVLTIVVGVGIAYYTTQARLDVFVDRIGRDEASRLARNLGREYAATGGWETVERPLSEAGYIVDGTRRTEGSEQGEHESEELFHQDPVRVVVTDADGRVVRDTLSELAPGTVAPDLAGRSETVVDPQRGLPVGRVYVDVGHDFLSTESHGFLSTVLYIILAGGALTAAVGILLAAWLSKRITAPVTALTEATQAIAQGDTTRLPVTSSDELGRMSAAFNRMTSALESQRKLRRRLISDVSHELNTPLSVIQLEAQGLRDGLQTPEDASDHIIGEVDRLRGLVTDLDWLAETDHGELRVTFHPCSVREFLGAEVDRWRPRFQARQVELSLRASPDLPLVDMDRVRMSQALGNVLSNAARCTEAGGRVAIEAGTESNGWLDIVIADNGIGIDAADLPHVFDRFYRTDGSRSRGIGGTGLGLAITRAIVLAHGGTVSVTSDGPGRGTTVTVRLPANGPEPGRPEPSPVSGAG
- a CDS encoding response regulator transcription factor encodes the protein MSGNVLIIEDNERIADWVRVYFERAGFSAEVAHDGETGLALARRLFPDLVILDLMLPRLDGVELCRILRSESDVPIIMLTARETPAERIIGLESGADDYIVKPFDPEEVVARARAVLRRVRDRVQQVLTRGPITLNETTRSVTVDGEPVALTQGQIALLSTFMRHPNQVLTRYQLICQAFGYDFDGYDRAIDSQVARLRKKIGREGGGPIETVYGAGYRFVVEDG
- a CDS encoding DMT family transporter, producing the protein MIGNDLDRQRVGGLSRPAFGLLITTVGVLILSGEGVLIRLIEVDSWTLLFLRGVLAAPGLFVFFLVMERRGWWDQLRSMGMAGLLAAVLFAIDNVGFIYSITHTSVANTFLLISLSPLFAALFTRMVLRETVPRRTWLAIAGGAVATSIIMLGSLVEGDLPGTLAGLVAAVALGGTLVVLRARPHLNLVPAVALGSALGALVGLPASSPSSASPQDWVYLIALGLFLVPVAFGLIATGPRYIPAAEVALLLLLETVLGAFAVWIAVGEVPSMATVVGGVVLLAVLAAHSVATLRSLDLAASHTDREVHDSG
- a CDS encoding DMT family transporter, which encodes MITSAGVIILSVQGVPIRLMDVDAWTLVFVRGVLSAPGLFVFFLVMERRGWRSQLRAMGLAGVIAALLFALDNVMFIYSITHTSVANTLLMISLSPLFAALLTRIVLREAVPRRTWLAIGGASVATLVILVGSLVTGDLLGTLAGLVAAIAIGGTLVVLRSRPSLNLVPAVALGAGLAGLIGLPAASPASADAWDWIMLVLVGLLIVPLAFGLIATGPRYIPAPEVALLLLLQTVLGALWVWIAVGEAPHGATLVGGLMLVVVLALHSGATLKSLERDRPE